The proteins below are encoded in one region of Conger conger chromosome 17, fConCon1.1, whole genome shotgun sequence:
- the LOC133116669 gene encoding transmembrane protein 41A-A-like translates to MRSISGLIAVVVSATFYLYLLSSYLPPGPRHFRQENEREKSVEDRDELVVEEYSLRFPSDLEELRELAALLQFYKTEHTAYVLLLFCSAYIYKQSFAIPGSSFLNVLAGALFGPWLGLLLACLLTTVGSTFCYLLSQVFGKTYIVRLFPDKVAVLQGKVEENRSSLFFFLLFLRFFPMTPNWFLNVTAPILNIPITLFFLSVFIGLIPYNFICVRTGSILSEISSLDNLLSWGSLLQLLAIACAALLPGTLIRHYGRAQLKLQGLERNGHALDKKST, encoded by the exons ATGCGCTCTATTTCAGGTTTAATTGCTGTGGTCGTCTCGGCTACTTTTTATCTCTATCTTCTGTCTTCATACCTCCCTCCGGGACCGCGACACTTTCGCCAGGAAAACGAAAGAGAGAAGTCTGTAGAAGACAGGGACGAATTGGTAGTCGAAGAATACAG CCTGAGGTTTCCGTCCGACCTGGAGGAGCTGCGGGAGCTGGCCGCCCtgctgcagttctataagacggAGCACACGGCCTACGTGCTGCTGCTCTTCTGCAGCGCCTACATCTACAAGCAGTCCTTCGCCATCCCCGGCTCGTCCTTCCTG AACGTCCTGGCGGGGGCGCTGTTTGGCCCCTGGCTGGGCCTGCTGCTTGCCTGCCTGCTCACCACTGTGGGGTCCACCTTCTGCTACTTGCTGTCTCAGGTGTTCGGCAAAACCTACATCGTGCGGCTCTTCCCAGACAAGGTGGCTGTATTGCAGGGGAAG gtgGAGGAGAACAGGagcagtttgtttttcttcctcctcttcctgcggTTCTTCCCCATGACTCCTAACTGGTTCCTGAACGTCACCGCCCCCATCCTCAACATCCCCATcaccctcttcttcctctccgtCTTCATTG GCCTGATCCCGTACAACTTCATCTGCGTACGGACCGGCTCCATCCTGTCGGAGATCTCGTCCCTGGATAACCTGCTGTCCTGGGGATCCCTGCTCCAGCTGCTGGCCATAGCCTGCGCTGCCCTGCTGCCCGGCACGCTGATCCGCCACTACGGCCGCGCCCAGCTCAAACTGCAGGGGCTGGAGCGCAACGGCCACGCCCTGGACAAGAAGAGCACATGA